GCCGCGCGCAGGATGTCGACCCACGCTATACCAGCGCCGATGTTCATCAGAACGAGCATGGCAATAAGGATTACGACTTGTCCCGCCCATCCCGCCGAAATGAGCGACACTGCCATTACGCCGACGGCGAACAGGAGTTTTTCACCGGCGGCGTAGTGTCGCCACCGGTTTGTCTGGGCACAGCGATCGATGGCGCGCATCAGCTACTGGTTATCCGGGCGTTTCGCAGGTGACATCCTGCGCCCGAAGTAAAATCCCACAAGTCCGGCACCCAGCGCCGCCTGAAGAGCAAACAGCAGGCTTTCGATCTCGCCGCTCGGCGGCTCCCAGAGCGGCGAGGCCCAAGGCTTGTAGTCCGGCTGAATTTCGGTAATCGCGGCTTCGGCCTCACCATCGGCACCACCGAATTCGGCGTCTCCGCCGTGGTGAATGACGAGCGGCAGGATCGCCAGGGCAATGACGGCGAGCAGCATCCAAAGGTTACGTTTCAGCATGATCAGGCCTTCGCGGAAAAGATATTGAGAGCGTTGAGTTCACCGCGGCTATAGCGCTGCAAGAGGTTGAACACGATCACGGTCAAGAGACCCTCGCTGATGGCAAGCGGCACCCGCGTAACCGCAAAAATTCCGAGGAATTTGGCAGCAGCACCCGTCATTCCGGAAACCGGATCTGGGAAGGCCAACGCCAATTGCAGGGAGGTCGTGACGTAGGTGGCCAGATCGCCGAGCGTTGCTGCAACAAAGATCGCTACCGCACCGCTGAACCCGGCCCCTGTTATACCCTTGAACAGTCCGTAGGCGACGAAGGGACCGACGATGGCCATCGAGAAGATATTGGCTCCCAGCGTCGTCAGTCCGCCATGCGCCAGCAATAGCGCCTGAAACAACAGCACGATCGCGCCGAGCACGGTCGTCACCGTCGGCCCGAAAAGCGACGCTGCCAGACCAGTCCCGGTCGGATGCGAGCAGCTTCCGGTCACGGAGGGAATTTTCAACGCTGAGAGAACGAACACGTAGGCGCCAGAGGCTGCCATCAGCAGCTTGACCTCGGGCTTTTCCCTGACAAGCGTTACAATGCGCCTGGCCCCGTAAATAACGAAGGGCGCTGAAACCACACCCCAGCCAACCGCATGTGCGGCCGGCAGATAGCCTTCCATGATATGCATACTACACCCTCTACCACGCCCGCCGCGTGGCCCGAACAAAGTCGCCACGGATGTCGTGGCCCAGCGATGGCAGGTCTCCTGGCTCACGGGTCTTGGCTCGGTCCGCCTTATCAGCCAATTACTTGGCCAATGGCATGTTGGACGTCGCTCACCGCTTACAGTTGCGGGGGCAGCCTCGGTTTCGGCCCCTGATGGGTAGTCCTCACCGTGTTCCCTTTTCATCCGCCATCCCTTGGTCAGGCGGAACCATCTGAAAGTATCACTATGCCTGGGGCGTATAAAACACAACGCCGAAATGGCGATCACCAAGGCATAGGAAAGGCAACGCTCGCTGGCTGAGGACCAGGCACTCCCAGTCTTTTATCAGCGACGGACAGTGTTTCTGGCCTCCACTATGGTTTCAGATTGATAGTCCCTTCAAGCCTTGTCAGTTCGAAGTCGCTGATCAGAATATCGAGCCGTACCTTCCATTGCCCAGGGACCGGCAGAACCAGATCGCTAACGCGCCATGTTCCGTCGCCGGGCTTTACAGCCTTGCGCCGGATCGGCTCGATACCGGCGGCCGGCTGAGAAAAGACAAAGGTGACTTCCTTCGCGTCGAGTGGACCGAAATCTCCTGTCATGATCATGGCTGACACTGTGACGGGCCCGGCACGACCCGGCGTGACGGTCAACTCCGCCATTGCTTTCGAGGCATGGATATGAACGGAGGCCGGTTGCACAGCAGCGATGGCAAGCGCTCTGGGGGGCGGAGTGAAGCGCCAGGTCGCCGCAACGCCCAGCACCAGGAGCACAAGAAGTGTTTCTGCTGCGATCGTTCTGACCAGGTACCGCGTGTTATCTTGATCACCAGCCACGGCTCGTTGCGTCAAACGCCAGCGATTTATTGCCGCGAGCAGGAACAGGATTGCGATAAGAACAAGTTTGGCGACAAGGAGGTTCCCGTATGCGGTATGCAGAAGCGCCGATGGATGCCTTACTTGAACGATAGCGAGAACCGTGCCCGCTGCGACCAGAACCACCACGACAACAGGAATGAAGCGTGAGAATCGGATAAGCGCTGGGGCCGCCGTCGCCGTATCGATGCGAAATACCTGTCCGAGCGGCACTAGCGCGCCGATCCAGATCGCGATTGATGCCGCGTGCAGAAACACCGATGGCCGCATCAGCCATTGCGGCTCAGCCGCACTGGCGTGACCGCTGAGTGCGAGCGACAGCGATCGCCGAGCAGCGCCGTTGTGGAAACCAGGCTTGAAACGCGTGCGTTGGAGGACAAAAATGCGAGACCAGACAAGACGAGCGCGCCCGCCATCACCGACACAGTGCTGCCGAAACTCGTCCCGAACCCTGCCTTCCAGACTTGCGGGTCGGCGATCTGCGCGAGCGCACCCCCAAGAGCATCGAGACCTTGAAAACGCGCCGATGCGAGGACGCTGACCAGCCCAAGGACGATCATGAAGCCGATAAACCCGCGCGCCGCGGACCTATCGCGTATGAAGAAGTTCAGAGCGAAAACACCGCCGGCTCCAAAGAAGAAGCCGGCATAAAGCCCCAGCTTTGCCAGCCAGAGGGCGCCACGAACCTGCAGATCGACGGCATCCACCACCACCGGCGGCGCGCTGCTCGGTGCGCCAATCGAAAACACGATTGAGCCGGAGACCGGATGACCGTCTTCGGAAACCACGCGCCAAGACAAAACATACGTGCCGGAGCCAAGTCCGGCTGGAGGCTTGATTTCGAGCGTCTTGTCTCGAAGAACGAAGTCTGGAAGCGCAACCGAACGACCGTCAGGTTTTACCAATGAGAGGACAAGGGGTGACACCGGCTCGCTGAAAGACAGCGAAAAGTTTTCCGGTACAGCTTGCAGAACCGTCCCGTCCTGCGGCACTGCGCCTGTCAGCGAAGCATGCGCCATGACGGCTGTCGCGAGACAAAACCAGGCACACAATGTTAAAAGCGTGTTCCGGCAGAGGGCTCTGAAACGCCCCTGGGAGTTGAACGAGAGAGGTGAAGGATCCCGAACGAGCACCCCGTGGAGTATTGAGAGAAGAATTATAGAGAAAAGGGACCGAAAGAAAGCGATGTCCACCGCCGATATCTCGGATCCAATCCATCGTAGCGGAAGAATTGAAAGCGAGTGGAGAGCGGTTGAGATGAAGGCAAGTACGATACCGAGGGAATAAGAGTTCATCGCTGGTCCCTCAGCAGCACGTTCAGCGTTAGGGATTCTGCTGCCCATTTCATAGGTGCGACCCCTTAGATTCCTGCTGTGATGCCACCATCGACATACAGCAGCTGCCCCGTAGTGAAGCGAGCGAGGGGCGATACGAAAAATAGTACAGCACCGGCGACATCACCTGGCGTGGCAAGTCTTCCAAAGGGAATATTTGTGACTGCGCTTTGGAGAGCGGCCAAATCCCGAAGTAGGTGATCATTTTTGCAGGTTCGCACCGCGCCTGGAGCAACGCCGTTGACTGTGATGCTGTGTGGGGCAAGTTCTGTCGCCTGTTGTTTCATAAGGATGGCCAGCCCCCCCTTTGCGGCGCACATTGAGCTGTATCCGCGATCGCGGAAGCCAAGCGACGACCGTACCGACAGGAGGTGAACTTGACTGCCTCCGTTCCCCGCAGCGACCTGGTGCCGCGCAACGGCCTGGGAGAGGAACATCCCGACGCGAAGGGTCTTCGCATAAACCTCATCGAAGGCGTCTTCGGTGACCTCGAGGAAGGGCTGTTCCTTGTGAAAGCCGACACAGTTCACGAGGATATCGATCGTCCCATGCTCCTTGACGAGTACGTCTGTTAGCTCCCGAACCGCCTCGACGTTACAGGCATCGACTTCGGCACCCGCCGCTTTCCATCCCCGCGCGTGCAACTCCTTGGCTAGTCCTCGCGAACGTTCGCCGTTGCGCCCTGCGACAATGCAGGTCGCACCCGCGGCAGCCAGCATTTCCGAGATCGTTATCCCGATCGCTCCGTACCCGCCAACCACCAGGGCAACTTTCCCTGTCAGCCGCGTTGGATTTGTCAGAACCTCGTTTAGCATTCTCTGCCCTCTGATATGACACCATCGCCCGCCGGGACGGCTCCGAACTGATTGATGGCAATGCGCGTAGCTCTCCAGGTGCCCGGCCCGTACTGCCCTTTGAAAACCGGCCCCATATGCTCGGGGGCAGCGCCCCCGAACACGGCGGTTCCGACAATTGACCCGTCGCTCCCGACCTTCCCCTTGAATCGATAGAACAAATGGATGGGGGTTGCTTCGTGCTCGGCCTCGAGCTCGATCTGTGAACCCAGGATCTTGCCGACGACCCGGCCATGGCTTGTTGCGGTCTGATGAATGCCCGTGACGTCCGTGCCATGCTGACGGAGTTCGATGCGGTGCTCACTCGCCCCGTGAAGAAAGGAAACTTCGACCTGCCAGCGCCCGGTGACGTCCGCCTCCACCGGGGGGACCTGCGCCGACGTGGCGAACTCCTGTGACCTGACGAAGATGGCGGAAAGGGCGCGTCCGACCGTGTCGGCTTCATCGTCTGACAGATTTATGGGATCCAGGATGATCGATGTCGGTGTCGACCAGAAATCGTGGATGAGAATCCGCGGACGTTGCCGCAGCAGCGCCATCCGCAGACCTTCCGCATCCAGGGGAATATCGCTCTTATCCCAGCTCACCTTTAGCCGGATGGCGGTAACGGATCCGGCCCATGACAGGACGTTCGTTTCCACACCCGCGATGTCGTGGAGGCGGACGGCGATATTCTGCAGCCGAGGGCGCCAGCCGTCGCGTTCCTTTTCAGCCGCCGCCGAGTTGATCCAGCGGTCCAGGGCGACGACGGCCCCAATGGCCTCTTCCTTTCCCACTTTCATGCTGCGGCCGAAGGCCTGATGAGGAGCGCTGTTCCACCACATCGCTTCACAAAGCTTCCTTCGACCGAGCACGATGGCGGTGGATTGCGGCCCGCGGAGGTATTTCCCGCCCGCATAGACGACGAGGTCCGCGCCCCGACCAATCCATCGATCCGGATTGGCCGGAGACAACCCGGCCGCGTTGATCAGAACCGGGACACCGGCCGCATGTGCCGACGCTAGGAGCGTGTCCAACGGGAGGGAAGACGAACCTTCATTCCGGCCTAACAGGCAGACCATCGCAACTTCGCCGGTCCCAAGGGCTGAAGACAATTCGTCGGGCGTCTGGACGCTGACGATTTGGGCTCCGGCTAAACGGATCGCCTGTTCGTAGGCGAAACGATGATCCTCCGGAATGATGACCTTGTTCGCCATTCCGGACGTGTCAGGCAGGCGCAACATCGCTTCGGGATCGTTGCCGGCGATGCAGGCGGCTGTCGCGAGCGCCAGACTTGCGGCTGTTCCTGCGGTAACGAGGCCCCATTCCGCGCCCGTCAACATGGCGAGCCGGTGGCCTAGCAGGCCGTTGAAGAAGTCAGTCGCGTTCGCAGACGAAGCCTGAATCGTCTCCGTTGTGGACGTAGAAGTGCCCGACAAGTCGTCCGGCGGAGCGGAGAGCTGCCCATCCGCGACCACAGACCGGGTCGCTCTCGTCTTGTCCCTCCCATGAGAACTCCGCACAGGCTGATCCGTCGCGTGCGCCGTAGCGGACATCGAGAAAGCCCTTGAGCGCGACGAACGCGATTTCGCCGTCGGCCGTGCCCTGGAATGTCAGATGCGCCTCTTCGACGAGATCGAGGACGTCGTTGTCCCAGTTGTCCATCTCGACGATGCGCCAACGACCGGCGAAGGCCTTGGCGAAGGGAGAAACTCTCGCCATCAGCCTGTCTCCGTCATGAGCTTCGGCAGCCGCACCAGATCATAGGCGGCGGCCGCGAAGGTGAAGGCCCATCCGACGCGGTCGCGTCCACGGAACTTCGTCTTACCCTGCCCGGCGACGGTTTTGATCCAGCCGAACGCCTCCTCGATGCGCTTGCGGATGCGCAAGCTGACCCGATAGCCGGAATGGCGCGTCGTGCGTCCATCAATGGCCGAGCGGCGACCATTGATGTTTTGCGCCACATGGGGCGTGACCTTCATCGACCGCAGATCTTTTACGAAGTCCTTTGTGTCATAGGCCTTGTCGGCACCCAGCGTGATCGCTTGTGTCTGCTCAGTGAAGGGCCCGATCATGTGCAACGCCGCGACCCGTTCGGCATACCCGCTGGCCTCTGTCAGATAGGCATCGACCAGCAGGCCATGGCGATTTTCCATCAGCCCATGCCCCATGAAGCACAGCTTGGCCTCCTTGCCTTTTCCCTTCCTATAAAGCTTCGCATCCGGGTCGGTCGTTGAAGCATGCGTCTCGTTGGAGCGTCTCTCGCCATGGAAGTCTGCTTCCTTATTCCGACCGCCCGCATCCGACAGTGGTTCGCCATGATCGCCCCTGGGGCCGTCCTTCGGCTTGAAGCTCTTGATCGACGCCCAAGCTTCGATCAGCGTGCCATCGACAGAGAAGTGGTCCGTTGACAGCAACCGCTTTACTTTGGGCTGCGAAAGGATTGCGACCAGGAACTTCGCGGCGATGTCGCCTTCCAGCAACCGGTCGCGGTTCTTCGAAAACACCGAATGGTCCCAAGCTGGATCGTCAATGCCAAGGCCAACGAACCAGCGGAACAGAAGGTCGTATTCCAGCCGCTCCATCAAAAGCCGCTCAGAGCGGATCGAATAGAAGGCTTGCAAAAGCATGGCGCGCAGAAGCTTCTCAGGCGCGATCGACGGCCGCCCGATCGGTGAATAAAGTGCTGCCAAATCTCGTTCCAGTGAAACGAGCGCTTCGTTCACGATCTGCCGGATAGCCCGTAGAGGATGATCTTTTCGAACACGATCCTCCAGATCAACATAGCTGAAGAGTTCGCCTGTCCTCACATCGCCGCCGCGCATCCATCAGCTCCAAATCGCAATAAAGCGAGTGAATCACGACCAGAGCCTATGCGCCAGGGCCTTTTTCAACAGCCTGCTAGGGCTTCAGCCAATTCATCGAGATCGACAAAAGCCTCCGCGGCCGCATTCATCGCCTCGATCACTTCCGGGGCGGGATTGCTCGCTCCATAATTGGTTCGGACGCCCGCGCAATTGATGATCGGCTCGACGCCGAACGAGCGATAGATATCTCCCCGGCCTCGGCGCGGCGTCGGATTGGTTCTGAAATATTGCGTGATGTTGCTGTTCTGCGATGGTCATCACGACAGCCCCCTTTGGGCAAGCACGGCCGAGGCCCCCACGGCAAAGACGGTGATCGCGAGATACATCGCATTATTCGGCGACGGCACCCGCACGGATGCAACATGGGCGACGGCAAGCGCCGCGAACATGAGGTTCACCATCGGCAGGAACGCCTCGGCTGGCACGAGGGGCTGTATGAGGATGAGGGCCGTCATCAGCGGGATGTCGTAGGAGAGTGGGACACCAAGAAACTGAGAGCGGCAGTGCAAAAACCGGCCACGGTAGCGGCGGAATAGTCTTGCCGCGGGCGGAGTAAAATCCGGCCACCTATTTCCTTTCTGCAATGAACGCAGGAGGGACAGGGGATCTACACCGTGGAACTTTATCTGAAGGTGCGGCTGGCTGTTTCGGAAGGGATGAGCCGGCGTCTGGCAGCAAAGCATTTCAACATATCGCGCGACAGCGTTGCCAGGATGGTGTCGTATTCGACCCCACCCGGCTATCAGCGGCGATCACCGATCCTTCGGCCGAAGCTGGATGCGTTTGTTTCGACGATCGAGTATTGGCTGGAGGAAGACCTCAAGGTGCCGCGCAAGCAGCGCCATACGGCCAAGCGGGTGTTCGACCGCCTGCGCGACGAATGCGGGTTCACCGGCGGCTATACGATCATCAAGGATTACATGCGCGAGCGGGATCAGCGCCGGCAGGAAGTGTTCGTGCCGCTGTCGCATCCGCCCGGCCATGCGCAGGCCGACTTCGGCGAGGCGATGGTGATGATCGGCGGCGTCGAGCAGAAGGCGCGTTTCTTCGTGCTCGATCTTCCGCACAGCGACGGCTGCTATGTGCGGGCCTATCCGGCTGCAGTGGCTGAGGCCTGGGTCGACGGCCACATCCATGCGTTCTCATTCTTCGGGGCCGTGCCGCAGTCGATCGTCTATGACAACGATCGTTGCCTTGTCGCCAAGATCCTGCCAGACGGCACGCGCAAGCGAGCGGCGCTGTTCAGCGGCTTCCTGTCCCATTACCTGATCCGGGATCGCTATGGTCGTCCTGGGAAAGGCAACGACAAGGGGAACGTCGAGGGTCTCGTCGGATATGCCCGGCGCAACTTCATGGTGCCGATCCCGCAGTTTCCGACATGGGATGCGTTCAACGTCTGGCTGGAAGAGCAATGCCGAAAGCGCCAGCGCGACAGATTGCGGGGTGAGAGCGAGACGATCGGCGAACGGCTGCAGCGGGATCTGGCGGCTATGCGTCCATTGCCAGCATCACCCTTCGATGCCTGCGATCAGGCCAGCGCCAAGGTCACGGCCCAGTCTCTCGTACGCTACAAGACCAATGATTATTCCGTGCCGGTCGCCTACGGTCATCAGGATGTCTGGATCCGGGGCTATGTCGATGAGGTGGTCATCGGCTGCCGTGGCGAGATCATTGCTCGCCATCCGCGGAACTGGGAGCGGGAAGACGTCGTCTTCGACCCTATCCATTATCTGCCGCTGATCGAGCAGAAGATCAATGCGCTGGATCAGGCCGCTCCTCTGCAGGGCTGGGATCTGCCGGACGAGTTCGCCACGTTGCGCCGGCTGATGGAAGGCCGCATGGCCAAGCATGGTCGGCGGGAATACGTGCAGGTTCTGCGACTGCTGGAAAGTTTCGAGCTCGCCGATCTGCATGCGGCGGTGAAGCAGGCGATCCAGCTCGGCGCAATCGGCTTCGATGCGGTCAAGCATCTGATCCTGTGCCGGGTAGAACGCCGGCCGCCACGGCTGGACCTGTCGATCTATCCCTACCTGCCGAGGGCAACGGTCGAGAAGACGTCGGCAAAGGCGTACATGCGCCTCTTGTCATCTGATGCGGGAGAAGCCGCATGAGCACCGAAGTACCAGAGATCCTTCTCGCCCATTATCTCAAGACCCTGAAGCTGCCGACCTTCCAGCGCGAGTACCAGAAGCTGGCCCAGCTATGCGCCACCGAAGGCGTCGATCATGTCGGATATCTGTTCCGACTTGGTGAGCGGGAGGTGATCGAACGCGATCGCCGAAAGGTCGATCGCCGGATCAAGGCGGCCAAATTCCCGGTCGTCAAAAGCCTCGACAGTTTCGACTTCGCCGCTATCCCGAAGCTCAACAAGATGCAGGTGCTGGAGTTGGCCCGATGCGAGTGGATCGAGCGACGCGAGAACGTCATTGCTCTCGGTCCCAGCGGCACGGGCAAGACGCATGTAGCGCTCGGCCTCGGTCTGGCCGCCTGCCAGAAGGGTCTGTCCGTCGGCTTCACCACGGCGGCTGCCCTGGTCAGCGAGATGATGGAGGCGCGTGACGAGCGGCGTGTTCCAGAAGCAGATGGCAGCCTACAAGCTCCTGATCATCGACGAGCTGGGCTTTGTGCCGCTGTCAAAGACCGGCGCGGAATTACTGTTCGAACTGATCTCGCAACGCTACGAGCGGGGTGCCACCCTGATCACCAGTAATCTGCCTTTCGACGAATGGACGGAAACTCTGGGATCCGAGCGCCTGACCGGCGCGCTGCTCGATCGCATCACCCACCACGTCAACATCCTCGAGATGAACGGCGACAGCTATCGTCTCGCTCAAAGCCGCGCCCGCAAGGCTGGCTGAAACCCCTCTCCAGAAAGCGCCGCGCGCGCATGAGACCCCCGCTCGGGCTACGCCCTCCCGGGGGTCTCATGTGCGCGCCACAGTGGCCGACTTTTGCTCCGCCCCGTGGCCTGTTTTTACTCCGCCGTTGACACCCAAAGCATGGCCAGTTGCGCGGTTGTCAGCCGGGCCGTTCCATCGGCTGCTGAAGGCCATGGAAAACGCCCCCTCTCCAAAATTTTATAGTACAGGCAGAAGCCCTGGCCATCAAAATACAGGAGTTTCAAACGATCGCCACAGTGCGCTTCATAATGCATCCCTCCATTAGATTCCGGGCAACCGGACGACTTTATCGTATTGATAATCTTCATAAAACTTGGGGCGTCGATCGACGACACCCTGCACCCCTATCCGGACGGCTTCCGAGGATAATGCTTCGACGGGAACCATCCACGGCGAGCCGGGAAGGATTTGCGTTGCAGGCAAAATTCCTCTCTGCACCAGGCTTTTGGCCGATCCGACGCAAATACCGAGTTTCTCCGCCGCTTTCATCAAGCTGATCATCGGTACGTCCACTTTGGTCGCATCATATTCGGGAATTCCCAGGCGCTCGCGCATGTCACGAACACGCACGGTCGTCCAGCTCTCGCCATCACCTGTCTTGCAAAGCATCCTATTGAGGGAGACCGCGAGTTCCCGATCTGGCCAATGTCCGCCTAGTTTGCGCAGTGCCTCGACGGCCGATGGTGCGAGCTCGGCGGGATATCTTCCGGTCTTGACGCGCGCCACACGTACCTCTGTGTGCCGACCGCCGGTCCAATGGATCAAGAGCACCGCCTCGTTGGTCGCATCATCGAGATCGCAAATAATCTCCTGAACCAGGATGTGGATGAGCCGCTGCTTCGTTCGCGTCTCCGTGGAGGGTGCATTCCATACGGTCGGCAAATCCTGGGCAAGCTGCAGGAGACGGCCACGATCGATGACGGGGCGTGCTGCTGACAGTGCAGACAGGTCCTTGATCTTGCGCTCAAGCACGCCTACTCGCTCCAGGGCATCATTCCATCGGGCCTCCAGTTCGCGTGCAACATGCCGCTTGGCCGGGTCCACAAGCTCATACCTGCGACTGGCCAACAGCGCTTCGTAGCGTGCGCCTTCGAGGTCCCGCTCGATTGCCGCAATGACATCTCTTCGGGACCGCTCGACTTGATCCGAGGCGAAGATTGCCGCTTCGACAGCACGGTCCGACACCGCTTCTAAAATCTGCATCGCAACGGCGCGATCGACCCTGACGCCGCCGATGCCGATACAAAGGCCGACACCCACGTGAGCATCGTCGCCGCGGCACTGATAGCGATGGGCGTTGCCTTTTGCGCTGCCGTAAAAGACGCGCATCATTCGGCCACAGCGACCGCATCGCATCAGTCCCGTCAAAAGGGCACGACCGCCACGCGCTGACTTGCGATCGCAATTCTTCTTCATGTGCGCGTTCTCGGTCAGAAGCTTGTGGTTCTCCTCATACTCCCGCCAACTGATGTAACCTTGATGATTGTCGCGCAACAGCACGCTCCATTCGTCCCTCGGCTTGCGCACCCCCGTAGCCTTGCGAGCGCGGCCATCGACGATCCGCGTTCGCTGCGCGCGTCTTCCGAAGGCATAGGCGCCTGCATAGAGTGGATTGTGGAGAATCTGCATGACGCTGTGGTAGGCCGGCGCCTTCCAGACAAGCTTGCAGACGTCGACATTGCGCAGAACAACCGGCATCTTGATATCGGCCGACCGCAGCCACAAAAAGACCTGTCGTCCACTTCCCAGCTCCCGGAATTTGGCAAAAACGAGCCTGATCGTCTCTGCCACATGTTCGTCCGGGTCAATCTCGATCTTGCCCACTTCGCTCCAGCACAAGCCCGGCGGCAGCATGAACCGCAGTTCCCCGCGTCCTGCCTTAGAATCACGTGCGGCGATGCCGCGCTGACGCATCAAGCTAAGCTCATACTCCGACATCGTGCCTTTCAATCCAAGCAGCAGACGATCGTTGACGAGCCGCGGATCATAGGCGCCATCCGGATCGATGACCAGCGTCCCCGCAAGCGCGCAAAGGTCGATCAGATGATGCCAGTCCCTGCCATTGCGCGCCAGGCGAGATGCCTCGATACAATAGACCGCTCCTACATTGCCGGAGCAAACCTGTGCCACAAGCCGTTCGAATCCAGGCCGTTCCATGCTGCCTGAACCGGAGCGGCCAAGATCGTCATCGATTACGCTCACCGATGCGAAGCCGGTCGTTGCGGCAGCTCCAGCCAGATCATACTGCCGGCGTTGACTTTCCAGATTGCCGGTGACCTGAGTCATTGTGGACTGGCGGACATAGACCACAGCGGCGCGGCCAAGATGGTCAGGCGTGATCTTCGTGTTCATCAACGCCTCCCGTCTTCGTCATTCTGTTCGCTTCCAAAGCTTCCAGCAGAAGATCCGCCAGCGCTTCCACCAACCCTTTGACGTTCTTGACGGCCGGAACCTGAAGATTTTGGCGCTCCAACTGCAGAATGAGTTGGTCGCGATTTTGATGTCGCCTGCTTCGCATCATCCTTCTCCTTCTTCCTCGAAGGACGGGATTTTGCGCCTCGTGAGCGAGTCGCGTCGAACGATGCCAGCGCCGCTGCC
The sequence above is drawn from the Ensifer canadensis genome and encodes:
- a CDS encoding recombinase family protein, with amino-acid sequence MNTKITPDHLGRAAVVYVRQSTMTQVTGNLESQRRQYDLAGAAATTGFASVSVIDDDLGRSGSGSMERPGFERLVAQVCSGNVGAVYCIEASRLARNGRDWHHLIDLCALAGTLVIDPDGAYDPRLVNDRLLLGLKGTMSEYELSLMRQRGIAARDSKAGRGELRFMLPPGLCWSEVGKIEIDPDEHVAETIRLVFAKFRELGSGRQVFLWLRSADIKMPVVLRNVDVCKLVWKAPAYHSVMQILHNPLYAGAYAFGRRAQRTRIVDGRARKATGVRKPRDEWSVLLRDNHQGYISWREYEENHKLLTENAHMKKNCDRKSARGGRALLTGLMRCGRCGRMMRVFYGSAKGNAHRYQCRGDDAHVGVGLCIGIGGVRVDRAVAMQILEAVSDRAVEAAIFASDQVERSRRDVIAAIERDLEGARYEALLASRRYELVDPAKRHVARELEARWNDALERVGVLERKIKDLSALSAARPVIDRGRLLQLAQDLPTVWNAPSTETRTKQRLIHILVQEIICDLDDATNEAVLLIHWTGGRHTEVRVARVKTGRYPAELAPSAVEALRKLGGHWPDRELAVSLNRMLCKTGDGESWTTVRVRDMRERLGIPEYDATKVDVPMISLMKAAEKLGICVGSAKSLVQRGILPATQILPGSPWMVPVEALSSEAVRIGVQGVVDRRPKFYEDYQYDKVVRLPGI